A DNA window from Anaerocolumna sp. AGMB13020 contains the following coding sequences:
- a CDS encoding GGDEF domain-containing protein has translation MVGTRDEADRLFYKSLEELESHHLEEAVKSCMEAINSYEELGEYFWCARSQNLLGVIYGAMDNETMAVDCYLNGIEYCTKHQVKGLLHLFYSNIGNRYMELGDTDKALEFFIKGKEDLVENGKELYALYEKWLVVNDLNLGGAYFKLGELKEAEENLLSALDTADKTKDDTYLLTIMCCLSKLYMARGSEAYVRENLKTMMEFIQLKAAPVNDFMQDMINFTFILRNLKEYELWKQCLEIFDQLSKEVKSPTVMLQAVEFWLDYYEDRGMQKEHDNMCIRHTKLYLELKKFINQDKIMALNAKLELHQAEDDIKATKRKLEKDNVTGLKNRYALQQHGVKKLELAQITGTMVAVGVLDIDHFKELNDCYGHLKGDKALKQVGKILKNCLDGYGEVYRYGGDEFVLIIPNGTLEVAEKLAKKIQSSIINSHIPNKISPINGELTVSIGICCCIPSETDRLEDVFDIADGILYQVKNNGRNNYGIKYMPAK, from the coding sequence ATGGTAGGTACGAGAGATGAGGCGGACAGATTATTTTATAAGAGTCTGGAGGAATTAGAATCCCATCACCTGGAGGAAGCTGTTAAGAGCTGCATGGAAGCAATTAACAGCTACGAGGAACTTGGTGAATACTTCTGGTGTGCCAGAAGCCAGAACCTTCTTGGCGTAATTTACGGTGCCATGGATAATGAGACCATGGCTGTTGACTGTTATCTGAATGGTATAGAATATTGTACAAAACATCAGGTAAAAGGACTGCTTCATCTCTTTTACAGTAATATCGGAAACCGATATATGGAACTGGGGGATACAGACAAAGCATTGGAGTTTTTTATCAAAGGGAAAGAGGATCTGGTCGAGAACGGAAAAGAACTTTATGCACTTTATGAGAAATGGCTGGTCGTGAATGATCTGAATCTGGGAGGAGCTTATTTTAAGCTTGGAGAGTTAAAAGAAGCGGAGGAAAATTTGTTATCAGCTTTGGATACAGCAGACAAGACAAAAGATGATACCTATCTTTTAACCATAATGTGCTGTCTGTCCAAGCTGTATATGGCAAGAGGTTCGGAGGCATATGTCAGGGAAAACCTTAAGACTATGATGGAGTTCATTCAGTTAAAAGCTGCGCCGGTTAATGATTTTATGCAGGATATGATCAATTTTACCTTTATCCTTAGAAATCTGAAGGAATACGAACTTTGGAAACAGTGTCTGGAGATATTTGATCAGTTATCAAAGGAAGTCAAGTCTCCTACGGTTATGCTCCAGGCAGTGGAATTCTGGCTGGATTATTACGAAGACAGAGGAATGCAGAAGGAACATGATAATATGTGCATTCGCCACACCAAACTGTATCTGGAATTAAAGAAATTCATCAACCAGGATAAAATCATGGCACTGAATGCGAAATTGGAGCTGCATCAGGCAGAGGATGATATAAAGGCAACCAAAAGAAAACTGGAAAAGGATAATGTAACAGGGCTTAAAAACCGTTATGCATTGCAGCAGCATGGCGTTAAGAAACTGGAGCTGGCACAGATAACAGGGACCATGGTTGCGGTAGGTGTTCTGGACATAGATCATTTCAAAGAATTAAATGACTGTTATGGACATTTAAAAGGGGATAAAGCACTAAAGCAGGTAGGTAAAATTCTTAAGAACTGTCTGGATGGATATGGGGAGGTATATCGTTACGGCGGAGATGAATTCGTATTAATCATTCCCAATGGTACCTTAGAGGTGGCCGAGAAGCTGGCAAAGAAAATACAAAGCAGTATTATAAACAGTCATATCCCGAACAAAATTTCCCCGATTAACGGTGAACTTACGGTATCCATCGGAATCTGCTGCTGTATTCCTTCAGAAACGGACAGACTGGAGGATGTTTTTGATATAGCAGACGGTATTTTATATCAGGTTAAAAACAATGGCAGGAATAACTACGGGATAAAGTATATGCCTGCAAAATAA
- a CDS encoding DUF6803 family protein — translation MENATHYMELLASHQPWQLIIFMAIPVICAETLAITEFIILYSRNFTGTSKKINKFTGIFAGIYFTGIFLYLLFQAVIPLTTSGTWRGPFDVIAVLFYLSGVIPFGGLFLLETGILGKKKSESETLKLHAIFVSIFLVVAHIAMIFGMLNPELLSGGGM, via the coding sequence ATGGAAAATGCAACTCATTATATGGAATTGCTGGCGTCACATCAGCCCTGGCAGCTCATCATTTTTATGGCCATTCCGGTAATCTGTGCGGAAACACTCGCAATCACTGAATTCATCATTTTGTACTCCAGAAATTTTACCGGTACTTCTAAAAAAATCAATAAGTTTACGGGTATTTTTGCCGGTATCTATTTTACAGGTATATTCCTTTACCTGTTATTCCAGGCAGTTATCCCTCTTACCACTTCGGGTACCTGGCGTGGCCCCTTTGATGTCATCGCTGTATTGTTTTACTTATCCGGTGTAATTCCTTTTGGTGGCCTTTTTCTTCTGGAAACCGGAATACTGGGAAAGAAGAAAAGTGAGAGTGAAACCTTAAAGCTGCATGCTATTTTTGTCAGTATCTTTTTAGTGGTCGCACATATTGCTATGATTTTTGGTATGCTGAATCCTGAGCTTCTATCCGGCGGTGGTATGTAA
- a CDS encoding LTA synthase family protein — translation MNRKSIRLNFVYYFAGTLLSAFIVAIILECLSRASLFKALIFLWQEPLLFFLNLSIILLTLSVTLFTAKRRFFFSIVAGAWIILGIVNRIIQCFRLTPISAMDFYQMKEALKNLPMYMNTFNILLLAVLVPAVIFLIVFLWKRIKSQKRLLAVPISLLVFSGLLLGVITYTATRTKVLQNEFDNLHDAYFQYGFTYCFTNSIFERGIDKPSDYSASRMEEITEELAKASDVLYTGDKVQGDNPNIIMVQLESFFDVNYLKHYSFSENPLPNFTALKESCTSGFLTVPVYGAGTVNTEFEVITGMSMEYFGTGEYPYRTILKSETCESVPYNLNREGYRSYVIHNNSASFYDRKDVFPRLGFDNFDSIEFMSGLSYNQIGWAKDSVLTGEILKALKAEDARNYIYTISVQPHGIYPVTKPEVPYRIQVTPEAEAPYPTAAYTSLEAYVNSMEYYVNQLNETDQFVGDLTKALLAYEEPTVVVFYGDHLPPLSLEQKDIINDRHQTEYVLWSNFMLDKADKDLTAYQLSAYVLDRLGMDKGILTQFHQRASADKEYKDELKLLQYDLLYGKKYVFDKKNPNEVKNMSMGITQPEITEVTRQGDKLIITGSGFTEYSAVVVNGKKYETEYISDTKVSISDNPEEECNIYIEQLAGSKVALGKSKVFRYLSAKE, via the coding sequence ATGAACAGAAAATCCATCAGGTTAAATTTTGTATATTATTTTGCAGGTACCCTGCTGTCAGCATTTATAGTAGCTATCATATTGGAATGCCTAAGCAGGGCATCCCTTTTTAAGGCCCTTATCTTTCTATGGCAGGAACCACTTTTATTCTTTTTAAATTTATCTATTATACTGCTGACGCTGTCTGTAACACTTTTTACGGCAAAAAGAAGATTCTTTTTCTCTATTGTTGCCGGAGCCTGGATCATTTTAGGAATAGTCAACAGGATCATACAATGTTTTCGTCTCACCCCCATTTCAGCCATGGATTTCTATCAGATGAAAGAAGCTTTAAAAAATCTGCCTATGTATATGAACACCTTTAATATATTACTACTGGCAGTCTTAGTTCCGGCAGTGATCTTTCTGATTGTATTTCTGTGGAAGAGAATCAAATCTCAGAAAAGATTACTGGCAGTTCCTATAAGTCTCCTGGTCTTTTCTGGTTTACTTCTTGGAGTTATCACCTATACGGCTACCAGGACAAAAGTACTTCAAAACGAATTTGATAATCTTCACGATGCTTATTTTCAGTATGGGTTTACCTACTGCTTTACCAACAGTATCTTTGAAAGAGGTATTGATAAACCTTCGGATTACTCAGCAAGCCGTATGGAGGAAATCACAGAGGAATTAGCAAAGGCTTCTGATGTACTGTATACAGGGGATAAAGTACAGGGAGATAATCCTAATATTATTATGGTGCAGCTGGAATCCTTCTTTGATGTGAATTATTTGAAGCACTATTCTTTTTCTGAGAATCCTCTGCCTAATTTTACGGCTTTAAAAGAGAGCTGTACCTCCGGTTTCCTGACCGTTCCTGTTTATGGTGCAGGTACAGTCAATACGGAATTTGAGGTTATTACGGGGATGAGTATGGAGTATTTTGGAACCGGTGAATATCCCTATAGAACAATCCTTAAGTCTGAAACCTGTGAAAGTGTTCCCTATAACCTGAACAGAGAAGGATACCGCAGTTATGTAATTCACAACAACTCCGCATCCTTTTACGACCGCAAGGACGTATTTCCCAGACTTGGCTTTGATAACTTTGATTCCATCGAATTTATGAGCGGATTGTCTTATAATCAGATTGGCTGGGCAAAGGACAGTGTGTTAACAGGTGAAATATTAAAGGCACTGAAAGCGGAGGATGCCAGGAATTACATATACACGATTTCTGTACAGCCCCATGGAATCTATCCAGTTACCAAGCCGGAGGTACCCTACAGGATTCAGGTGACACCAGAAGCAGAGGCACCTTATCCCACGGCTGCTTATACCTCACTTGAAGCGTATGTCAATAGTATGGAATACTATGTAAATCAGCTTAATGAGACAGATCAGTTTGTTGGGGACCTTACAAAAGCGCTTTTGGCTTATGAGGAACCTACTGTAGTTGTATTTTACGGAGACCACCTGCCGCCTCTGTCACTGGAACAGAAGGACATTATAAATGACAGACATCAGACGGAATATGTGCTGTGGAGTAATTTTATGCTTGATAAGGCGGATAAGGATCTTACCGCTTATCAATTGAGTGCATATGTGCTGGACAGACTTGGAATGGATAAAGGTATCCTGACCCAGTTTCATCAGAGAGCTTCAGCTGATAAAGAATATAAGGATGAACTTAAGCTTCTCCAATATGACCTTTTATATGGCAAGAAATATGTATTTGACAAAAAAAATCCCAATGAAGTAAAGAATATGAGTATGGGAATCACACAACCTGAGATAACCGAGGTAACCAGGCAGGGAGATAAGCTTATTATAACCGGTTCCGGTTTTACTGAATACAGTGCTGTTGTGGTAAACGGAAAAAAGTACGAAACGGAATATATAAGTGATACGAAGGTGAGTATTTCAGATAATCCGGAAGAAGAGTGCAACATTTATATAGAACAACTGGCAGGAAGCAAGGTGGCACTTGGGAAAAGCAAGGTCTTCCGCTATTTGTCAGCCAAAGAATAA
- a CDS encoding iron chaperone, which yields MEEKKLDFTTIDEYIMLYPQEIQEKLTALRELIHSAVPEVTEAISWRMPTFKHYGNLVHFAVFKNHIGLYPGESGVSVFKDKMKDYKSSKGAVQFPNDKPIPFELVEEIVRYRAKENEELALSKKKSK from the coding sequence ATGGAAGAAAAGAAGCTGGATTTTACAACAATTGATGAATATATTATGTTATATCCGCAAGAGATACAGGAGAAGCTTACTGCTCTGCGAGAACTGATACATTCAGCAGTGCCTGAGGTTACGGAAGCCATAAGCTGGAGAATGCCAACCTTTAAGCACTATGGTAATCTGGTGCATTTTGCAGTTTTTAAGAACCATATTGGTCTATACCCAGGGGAGAGCGGCGTCAGTGTATTTAAAGACAAAATGAAGGACTATAAAAGTTCCAAAGGAGCCGTTCAGTTTCCTAACGATAAGCCGATTCCATTCGAACTGGTAGAGGAGATTGTGCGATATCGGGCAAAAGAAAATGAAGAGCTTGCCTTAAGTAAAAAGAAAAGCAAATAA
- a CDS encoding sensor domain-containing diguanylate cyclase has product MKWINVSKEQSEFESYNNLIVLSRIKLISAAVVLLSFLFIYFDWTVIRIGTDKVYQITLISMHLFCLLSSAVFLIFYRRIVKHTKDGKRFISTIPQVYFFLYILVGALSSVNSQHYTGNIYSYIILSLIAGAVLTLKPLVMVISYLLSHAIFLFGISLLDTDAGQALTKQFNATIMIATSLFMSIMFYKHRMKEYFTKQKLKENEENFKKLFYANPYPVFITRLEDGKVIKASKRAISLMGMNEDETKGYNSLNWYIQEDNRLSLLEELKSNNSVYNRIVAYDFQGKRMWVTANYEVIDYHGEKCILTGIMDITEIHKVEEELSRQASTDVLTGIMNRRMGMNKLEELMESGKTSFVEFVLCFVDINDLKKINDSLGHGEGDRYLMTFCDQTKEKLGEKDLFFRMGGDEFIIVFLNKSLSQSEKLWKKLTEHLGTFDISASHGMAYYSSGMELELEDIIESADKRMYEEKIKYKNEN; this is encoded by the coding sequence ATGAAATGGATAAATGTTAGCAAAGAGCAATCAGAATTTGAAAGTTATAATAATCTTATCGTATTAAGCAGGATCAAGCTTATATCTGCTGCTGTTGTTTTACTTTCCTTTCTGTTCATTTATTTTGACTGGACAGTTATAAGGATAGGAACAGACAAGGTGTATCAGATTACGTTGATTTCCATGCATTTATTCTGTCTGCTTTCATCTGCAGTATTTCTTATATTCTATCGGCGTATTGTAAAACATACGAAAGACGGAAAACGCTTCATATCCACCATACCTCAAGTGTATTTCTTTCTGTATATCCTTGTGGGAGCCCTGTCTTCCGTAAACAGCCAGCATTACACAGGAAATATATATTCTTATATTATTCTCTCTCTCATAGCCGGAGCTGTTCTTACTTTGAAACCTCTGGTAATGGTTATATCATATCTTCTAAGTCATGCGATATTCCTATTCGGCATCAGCCTGCTTGATACAGACGCAGGACAAGCTCTTACAAAGCAGTTCAATGCAACGATTATGATTGCCACTTCCCTGTTTATGAGTATAATGTTTTACAAGCATCGAATGAAAGAATATTTTACAAAGCAGAAGCTGAAAGAAAATGAAGAAAATTTTAAAAAGCTTTTTTACGCCAATCCCTATCCGGTGTTCATTACCAGGCTTGAGGATGGCAAAGTGATCAAAGCCAGCAAAAGGGCTATCAGTCTTATGGGTATGAACGAAGATGAGACCAAAGGGTATAACAGTTTGAACTGGTATATTCAGGAGGATAACAGATTATCCCTTTTAGAAGAGCTAAAAAGTAATAATTCCGTTTACAACCGTATTGTGGCCTATGATTTTCAAGGTAAACGTATGTGGGTAACTGCTAATTATGAAGTAATAGATTATCATGGTGAAAAGTGTATACTTACGGGTATTATGGACATCACTGAAATACACAAAGTAGAGGAAGAACTTTCACGTCAGGCCTCAACAGATGTACTGACAGGAATTATGAACCGCAGAATGGGAATGAACAAGCTGGAAGAACTTATGGAATCAGGTAAAACAAGCTTTGTGGAGTTTGTCCTGTGTTTTGTGGATATCAACGATTTAAAGAAGATTAATGACAGCTTGGGACATGGTGAAGGTGACAGATATCTTATGACCTTTTGTGATCAGACGAAGGAGAAGCTTGGGGAAAAGGATCTGTTCTTTCGTATGGGAGGAGACGAGTTTATAATCGTATTCTTAAACAAATCCTTATCGCAGTCAGAAAAGCTGTGGAAGAAACTAACAGAGCACCTTGGTACTTTTGATATTTCTGCCAGCCATGGTATGGCTTATTATAGTTCCGGTATGGAACTGGAGTTGGAGGATATCATAGAAAGCGCCGACAAGAGAATGTATGAAGAGAAGATAAAATACAAAAACGAGAACTAA
- a CDS encoding DUF554 domain-containing protein translates to MRGLGTIVNFLAVILGSGVGLLIKNGLKQRFHEILMQACGTATLFIGLGGAMAGLLTITDKGSFETTNTMLLVMSLVIGGFIGEALNLENRMEKLGNRLKGFFQSSGDNSFVEGFVTSTLVICVGAMAVVGSIKDGLTGDYTTLLAKALLDFIIVMVFASSLGIGVMFSAVPLLLYQGSITLCASLISGYMNETLIGYLSCIGSVLIFCVGLNLLLGKKVRVGNLLPAIFVPVVYYLIVPIIK, encoded by the coding sequence ATGAGAGGCTTAGGTACCATCGTAAATTTTTTGGCAGTTATCCTTGGAAGCGGTGTAGGGCTTCTGATAAAAAATGGTTTAAAGCAAAGATTTCACGAAATTCTTATGCAAGCCTGCGGTACGGCAACTTTATTTATCGGTTTAGGCGGTGCCATGGCAGGGCTTTTGACAATAACCGATAAGGGCAGCTTTGAAACTACCAATACCATGCTGTTAGTAATGTCCCTGGTTATCGGTGGCTTTATCGGAGAAGCATTAAACCTGGAAAACCGTATGGAGAAGTTGGGTAACAGATTAAAAGGCTTCTTTCAGTCCTCTGGTGACAACAGTTTCGTTGAGGGGTTCGTAACCTCCACTCTGGTTATCTGTGTCGGCGCTATGGCAGTGGTAGGCTCCATTAAAGATGGTCTTACGGGAGATTACACCACACTTCTTGCCAAAGCCTTATTGGATTTTATTATTGTTATGGTATTTGCCTCTTCTCTCGGTATTGGTGTTATGTTTTCTGCCGTTCCTTTATTGCTCTATCAGGGTTCGATTACTCTGTGTGCTTCTCTGATTTCCGGTTATATGAACGAGACTTTAATCGGTTACCTATCCTGCATTGGTTCTGTATTAATTTTCTGCGTGGGACTTAATCTGTTACTTGGTAAAAAAGTACGGGTTGGCAATCTTCTGCCTGCAATCTTCGTACCGGTTGTTTATTATTTAATTGTTCCTATAATAAAGTAA
- a CDS encoding DUF6179 domain-containing protein → MDMDYTMEELLPLVEKLTFQYTSGDSSSVTYETARMLMEAILYCIEVYEREGNAYSVRSEARQEAAYVYKLGYEAVKEKVFKAKELYENILKNFRDFGLRNLKETFLDGMPAFFIHYDAKFKPQDHLLTLDYPTVGAIGNLNGIDAIYQYLCNIKLENDFLQVFAPENVARRLERFMPDYKEAYYDNICDAVLLTIIGCYAADKSIGELDLREEDMNAVRDYFRGDDMEAAEGKIKHILTVLFQQVFSGQEEMKVYFMQGSKNYAIRIMNGIQNNSLSGVFGMYHEFG, encoded by the coding sequence ATGGATATGGATTATACCATGGAAGAACTTCTGCCATTAGTAGAGAAGCTTACCTTTCAATACACCTCCGGAGACAGCAGTTCCGTGACCTATGAGACTGCCAGAATGCTGATGGAAGCAATTCTCTATTGTATAGAAGTGTATGAAAGGGAAGGGAATGCATACAGTGTCAGAAGCGAGGCCAGACAGGAAGCAGCCTATGTCTATAAGCTGGGGTATGAGGCAGTAAAAGAGAAGGTATTTAAAGCGAAAGAGCTGTATGAAAATATACTCAAAAATTTCAGGGATTTCGGTTTAAGAAATCTAAAAGAAACCTTTTTAGACGGAATGCCTGCTTTTTTCATTCATTATGATGCGAAATTCAAACCCCAGGACCATCTATTAACGTTGGATTATCCTACAGTAGGTGCCATTGGCAACCTTAATGGGATTGATGCCATATATCAATATTTATGCAACATCAAACTTGAGAATGATTTCTTGCAGGTATTTGCTCCTGAGAATGTGGCAAGGCGGTTGGAAAGGTTTATGCCTGACTATAAGGAGGCATATTATGATAATATTTGTGATGCAGTACTCCTAACCATAATTGGCTGTTATGCCGCGGATAAATCCATAGGTGAGCTTGACTTAAGGGAAGAGGATATGAATGCAGTACGGGATTATTTTAGGGGCGATGATATGGAAGCGGCAGAAGGAAAAATAAAGCATATATTAACGGTTCTTTTTCAGCAGGTTTTTTCCGGGCAGGAGGAAATGAAAGTATATTTCATGCAGGGCAGCAAAAATTATGCAATCAGGATTATGAATGGTATACAGAATAATTCACTTTCCGGAGTATTTGGGATGTATCATGAGTTTGGCTAA
- a CDS encoding DUF6323 family protein yields MEDNLFEVMQLKKQEAEITALLAVNEKTESFGLSLSYEEAKELVVLRNDSLKSAQRVEFGEGILPKLIYHFCDSQYITQDNYMQTLTDLQDIFYQFKNEAEDNLTDDELFTFMKEQFEEVCTGDLEYLAGTCLEKFTEAIRAGYRGYKQTGGSGEFSQFDDVTRWDRELYLQVLKEIFWD; encoded by the coding sequence ATGGAGGACAATTTATTTGAAGTAATGCAGCTTAAAAAGCAGGAAGCTGAAATAACGGCACTTCTGGCAGTAAATGAAAAAACAGAAAGCTTTGGTCTGTCTTTATCCTATGAAGAGGCGAAGGAATTGGTGGTACTGCGAAACGACAGTCTTAAGAGTGCTCAAAGAGTGGAATTCGGGGAAGGAATTCTGCCGAAGCTTATATACCACTTCTGTGACTCCCAGTATATTACACAGGATAATTACATGCAGACGCTGACAGATCTCCAGGATATCTTTTATCAGTTTAAGAATGAAGCGGAGGATAATCTTACCGATGATGAATTGTTTACCTTTATGAAAGAGCAGTTTGAAGAGGTATGTACAGGGGACTTAGAATATTTAGCCGGTACTTGTCTGGAGAAATTCACAGAAGCTATCAGGGCAGGTTATCGAGGTTATAAACAGACTGGCGGCAGCGGAGAATTCAGCCAGTTCGACGATGTAACACGTTGGGATAGGGAGTTATATCTACAGGTCCTAAAAGAAATCTTTTGGGATTAA
- a CDS encoding MerR family transcriptional regulator: MMTIKQVSDLTGVSVRTLQYYDEIGLLKPSDTTAAGYRLYNKASLETLQQILFFKELDFPLKDIKAIMQNPQFDRLKALRDQRKLIQAKADRLGNLLGLIDRLLKGEEDMSFKEFDMTEYFSALEDFKETHLDEIVTYWGSMEKFDEMFETMKEKESEIGQLAIKQYGSIEKYTKAMKQNLMDFKGTMDRMNSLMDSSKDYVAKNTELHKKLTSDRRKDPSSAEIQSIVKELMDLMRDTLNGIDMGDNYWNLVLEGYTTDKAVREATDRIYGEGASTFLANAYKTYLEKHQLI; the protein is encoded by the coding sequence ATGATGACAATAAAACAGGTCTCTGATCTTACGGGAGTAAGTGTTCGTACCCTGCAATATTATGATGAAATCGGTCTGTTAAAACCATCTGATACTACAGCTGCCGGATACAGGCTCTATAATAAGGCATCCCTGGAGACCCTTCAACAGATACTGTTTTTTAAAGAACTGGACTTTCCTTTAAAGGATATAAAAGCAATTATGCAAAATCCACAGTTTGACAGGCTAAAAGCTTTAAGAGATCAACGAAAGCTTATACAGGCTAAGGCTGACAGACTTGGTAACCTGCTTGGTTTAATCGACAGGCTTTTGAAAGGAGAAGAGGATATGAGCTTTAAGGAATTCGATATGACGGAATATTTTTCTGCCCTGGAGGATTTTAAAGAGACCCATTTAGATGAGATTGTAACTTACTGGGGCAGCATGGAAAAGTTCGATGAGATGTTTGAGACCATGAAAGAAAAGGAATCAGAAATCGGTCAATTGGCAATAAAGCAATATGGCAGTATTGAGAAATATACAAAAGCGATGAAACAGAACCTGATGGATTTCAAAGGTACGATGGACAGAATGAATTCACTTATGGATTCCTCTAAAGATTATGTAGCTAAAAATACGGAACTCCATAAAAAATTGACTTCTGACAGGAGGAAAGACCCCTCTTCAGCAGAAATACAGAGTATCGTAAAAGAGTTGATGGACTTAATGAGGGATACCTTAAACGGAATAGACATGGGCGATAACTACTGGAATCTTGTTTTAGAGGGTTATACTACTGACAAGGCTGTCAGAGAAGCTACCGACAGAATATATGGTGAAGGTGCCTCCACCTTCCTGGCCAATGCTTATAAGACCTATCTTGAAAAGCATCAATTGATATAA
- a CDS encoding tRNA dihydrouridine synthase has product MKFYLAPLEGITGYIYRNAFHTYYDQVDKYFSPFITTNSDLAFKNKDIKDIHPDNNKGMVLIPQLLTNNANSFISASEKIKQYGYHEINLNLGCPSGTVVSKNKGSGFLALREELDRFLEEIFEKSVTEISIKTRIGKEQPEEFYELLQIYNKYPLKELIIHPRIQKDFYKNKPNLTVFADALKTSKNPVCYNGDIFTLKDFKEFNQRFPEVDTLMLGRGLLAYPGLIAAIKENKQPDKEVFRQFHDRVYEDYRKVLAPDRNVLFKMKELWIYMSTVFTDYEKYLKKIKKSEQLDSYEETVEKLFREQEIVIE; this is encoded by the coding sequence ATGAAATTCTATCTTGCACCCTTAGAAGGGATAACCGGATATATCTACCGAAATGCATTTCACACCTATTATGACCAGGTAGACAAATATTTTTCACCCTTTATAACAACAAATTCGGATCTAGCCTTTAAGAACAAAGATATTAAGGATATTCATCCGGATAATAACAAAGGAATGGTTTTAATACCCCAGCTGCTTACCAATAACGCCAATAGTTTTATCAGTGCTTCGGAAAAGATAAAGCAGTATGGGTATCATGAAATAAATTTAAACCTGGGTTGTCCCTCCGGCACGGTTGTATCCAAAAATAAAGGCTCCGGCTTTTTGGCACTCAGAGAAGAACTGGATAGATTTTTGGAAGAGATCTTTGAAAAGTCCGTTACAGAGATTTCAATCAAGACCAGAATTGGAAAAGAACAGCCGGAAGAATTCTATGAGCTGCTTCAGATTTATAATAAATATCCTCTGAAAGAGCTGATCATTCATCCAAGAATTCAGAAGGATTTCTATAAGAACAAACCAAATCTGACGGTCTTTGCCGATGCCTTGAAGACCAGTAAGAATCCCGTCTGCTACAATGGAGATATCTTTACCCTTAAGGATTTTAAAGAGTTCAATCAAAGATTTCCGGAAGTGGATACCTTAATGCTTGGCAGAGGGCTTCTTGCCTATCCGGGACTGATTGCTGCCATTAAGGAAAATAAGCAGCCGGACAAAGAGGTCTTCAGGCAATTTCATGACAGAGTATATGAAGATTACCGTAAGGTCCTGGCTCCTGACCGGAATGTATTGTTTAAGATGAAGGAACTATGGATTTATATGAGTACGGTCTTTACTGATTATGAGAAGTACCTGAAAAAGATTAAGAAATCAGAGCAGTTAGACAGTTATGAAGAAACAGTTGAGAAGCTCTTTCGTGAGCAGGAAATTGTGATTGAATAA